Proteins co-encoded in one Sulfuricaulis limicola genomic window:
- a CDS encoding alpha/beta hydrolase — translation MRQALVVLLLALTGCAGLSPQARWEHAEQLAARSDWQKLRLPTDSFILSAYVPRHTIPADTLTVYIEGDGQAWLTRSQAASDPTPRNPVALELALRHPWGAAAYLARPCQYVDAADAKNCRPAFWTAGRFAPPVIEASSQAIDALKQRVGATRLVLVGYSGGGAVAALVAARRNDVIRLVTVAGNLDHRAWTAMHGLPALADSLNPADAWHALRTLPQRHFVGGRDAVVGRRVTDAFLARFPPDQQPEVVTLPDFDHVCCWVERWDSIGF, via the coding sequence TTGCGCCAGGCGCTCGTCGTGCTGCTGCTGGCGCTCACCGGTTGCGCCGGTCTTTCGCCGCAGGCCCGCTGGGAACATGCCGAGCAACTGGCCGCGCGCTCGGACTGGCAGAAGCTGCGCCTGCCGACCGACAGCTTCATCCTGTCGGCCTATGTGCCGAGGCACACCATCCCGGCCGATACCCTGACGGTCTACATCGAAGGCGACGGCCAAGCCTGGCTGACCCGGTCACAGGCCGCCAGCGACCCGACACCGCGCAACCCGGTCGCGCTGGAGCTGGCGCTGCGCCACCCGTGGGGTGCGGCGGCGTACCTGGCGCGCCCCTGCCAGTATGTCGACGCCGCCGACGCGAAGAATTGCCGGCCGGCATTCTGGACCGCGGGGCGCTTCGCCCCGCCGGTGATCGAGGCCAGCAGTCAGGCGATCGACGCCTTGAAGCAACGCGTCGGCGCCACCCGGCTGGTGCTGGTCGGCTACTCGGGCGGCGGCGCGGTGGCGGCGCTGGTGGCGGCACGACGCAATGATGTGATCCGGCTCGTCACGGTGGCGGGGAATCTCGACCATCGCGCCTGGACGGCAATGCACGGCCTCCCCGCGCTTGCGGACTCACTGAACCCGGCGGATGCCTGGCACGCGCTGCGTACGCTGCCGCAGCGTCACTTTGTCGGTGGTCGCGACGCCGTTGTCGGTCGTCGCGTTACCGATGCCTTCCTGGCACGCTTCCCGCCGGATCAGCAGCCGGAAGTGGTTACGCTTCCGGATTTTGATCATGTGTGTTGCTGGGTGGAGAGGTGGGATTCGATCGGGTTTTAG
- a CDS encoding sulfotransferase family protein, protein MNRPALKADEAMLLAERHKRNGQLAEAEAALRQIVDSTPDHHAAWHLLGLIAFEVGKLPLSAELIAHAVRLNDAVALYHRNLGELCRRLGRLDEAVAAGRRATKLAPNDLEAHYNLGLALTDKGEWDAAIRAYRRALELNPDHGLSWNNLGAALEKKGDLAGAEAAYARAVALNPAHHEAQNNLGAIYSLQGRLEDARRCFEDSIKANPDFVEPHFNLSSLKTYRADDPQLRHLERNLAKAGAMPVPARIRYWFALGKAREDVGRYDDAFAAYAEGNRLQHELLPCDEARADDMLARLIAVFDRDFFAARRDVPGGDKTPIFIVGMPRSGTTLLEQILASHPAVHGAGELPDLNQVIMDAPARAGRRFPDFVPDLVPDDFKHMGEAYVERVWRLAPGARYITDKMPANFFHIGMIRLMLPNAKIIHAMRDPMDSCFSNYARLFNDTMEFAYDLGTLGRYYVRYISLMRHWHAVLPAGSILDLRYEDLVADPEGQTRRLLDYLGLPWDDNCLAFHRNKRHVKTASVAQVRQPIYKTSVARWRHFENHLQPLLAIVQAYRQ, encoded by the coding sequence GTGAATCGACCTGCACTCAAGGCGGATGAAGCGATGCTCCTGGCCGAGCGCCACAAGCGCAACGGACAGCTCGCCGAGGCCGAGGCCGCTCTGCGCCAGATCGTTGATTCAACACCGGATCATCACGCCGCCTGGCACCTGCTGGGTCTTATCGCGTTCGAGGTTGGAAAGCTGCCGTTATCAGCAGAACTTATCGCGCATGCGGTGCGGCTAAATGACGCAGTCGCGCTCTATCACCGCAACCTGGGCGAGCTGTGCCGCCGCCTGGGGCGGCTGGATGAGGCCGTGGCTGCGGGCCGGCGTGCAACCAAACTGGCGCCGAATGACCTCGAAGCGCACTACAACCTCGGTCTCGCGCTCACTGACAAGGGAGAATGGGATGCCGCCATCCGTGCGTATCGGCGCGCGCTCGAACTCAATCCGGATCACGGCCTGTCCTGGAACAACCTCGGCGCCGCGCTGGAAAAAAAAGGCGACCTGGCCGGCGCCGAAGCCGCCTATGCCCGGGCGGTCGCATTGAACCCGGCGCACCACGAGGCCCAGAACAACTTGGGCGCGATCTACAGCCTGCAGGGTCGGCTGGAGGATGCCCGCCGCTGTTTCGAGGATTCGATCAAGGCCAACCCGGATTTCGTCGAACCGCATTTCAACCTGTCGTCGCTCAAGACCTATCGCGCCGACGACCCGCAGCTGCGGCATCTGGAGCGCAATCTCGCCAAGGCCGGCGCCATGCCGGTGCCGGCGCGCATCCGCTACTGGTTCGCGCTCGGCAAGGCGCGCGAGGACGTCGGGCGCTATGACGACGCCTTCGCCGCCTACGCCGAAGGCAACCGCCTGCAGCACGAACTTCTGCCCTGTGACGAGGCGCGCGCCGACGACATGCTGGCACGGCTGATCGCGGTATTCGATCGTGACTTCTTCGCCGCGCGCCGGGACGTGCCGGGCGGCGACAAGACGCCAATCTTCATCGTCGGCATGCCGCGCTCGGGCACGACGTTGCTGGAGCAGATCCTCGCCAGCCATCCGGCGGTGCATGGCGCGGGCGAATTGCCGGACCTGAATCAGGTCATCATGGATGCCCCGGCGCGCGCGGGCCGGCGCTTTCCCGATTTCGTGCCGGACCTGGTCCCGGATGATTTCAAACACATGGGCGAGGCCTATGTGGAACGTGTATGGCGGTTGGCGCCCGGCGCCCGGTATATCACCGACAAGATGCCGGCGAACTTTTTCCATATCGGCATGATCCGTTTGATGCTGCCGAACGCGAAAATCATCCACGCCATGCGCGACCCGATGGACTCGTGCTTCTCGAACTACGCGCGTCTGTTCAACGACACCATGGAGTTCGCCTACGACCTCGGCACGCTCGGCCGCTACTACGTGCGATACATCTCGCTGATGCGGCACTGGCATGCGGTGCTCCCCGCCGGCTCGATACTCGATCTGCGCTACGAGGACCTGGTGGCGGACCCCGAAGGCCAGACGCGGCGCCTGCTCGACTATCTGGGCCTGCCGTGGGATGACAACTGCCTGGCCTTCCACCGGAACAAGCGGCACGTGAAAACCGCCAGCGTGGCGCAGGTGCGCCAACCGATCTATAAAACCTCGGTGGCGCGCTGGCGGCATTTCGAGAATCATTTGCAGCCCCTGCTCGCGATCGTTCAGGCGTACCGGCAATGA
- the thiE gene encoding thiamine phosphate synthase encodes MVSQLHVAGLYVIADTHYLDDTRLIDAVAQAIAGGARVIQYRDKKHAATERTRQASELAALCRRRGALFIVNDDVALAKETRADGVHLGREDVPLAEARKLLGARAIIGVSCYNELARAEAAEKQEADYIAFGRFFPSRTKPQAVQAGLDLLREAKKKLHIPVVAIGGITPENGASLIAAGADALAVIEGVFGQADVRNAAERYAQLFK; translated from the coding sequence ATGGTCAGCCAATTACACGTCGCGGGTCTGTACGTCATCGCCGATACCCACTATCTCGACGACACGCGCCTGATCGATGCGGTCGCTCAGGCGATCGCGGGCGGGGCGCGGGTCATTCAATACCGGGATAAAAAACACGCGGCTACGGAACGAACACGGCAGGCGTCGGAGCTTGCCGCGCTGTGCCGGCGGCGGGGCGCGCTGTTCATCGTCAACGACGATGTGGCACTGGCGAAGGAAACACGGGCCGATGGCGTGCACCTGGGGCGGGAGGATGTCCCGCTCGCTGAGGCAAGGAAGCTGCTGGGAGCACGGGCGATCATCGGCGTGTCCTGCTACAACGAGCTGGCGCGCGCGGAGGCAGCGGAAAAGCAGGAGGCGGATTACATCGCCTTCGGCCGGTTTTTCCCTTCGCGCACCAAGCCGCAGGCGGTACAGGCGGGCCTCGACCTGCTGCGGGAGGCAAAAAAGAAACTGCACATTCCCGTCGTTGCCATCGGCGGCATTACCCCGGAAAATGGCGCCTCGCTGATCGCGGCCGGGGCCGATGCGCTGGCGGTGATCGAGGGCGTGTTCGGCCAAGCCGATGTCCGCAACGCGGCCGAACGCTATGCACAGCTATTCAAATAA
- a CDS encoding PhzF family phenazine biosynthesis protein, which produces METRMHKPKFFITDVFTSRKYGGNPLATFIDCESLSSQEMQRIAREINFSETTFITSRQPQDGGYDVRIFTPRAEVEFAGHPTLGTAYVIREKLRLTTASEVVLNLRAGKIPVTFYEVSGQASRLWMRQMPPRFGKRLEAGTLARLLGLAASDIAPDFPVEEVSTGFPTLVVPLASLAALRRIKINRDEYFALANDAWAKIILAFSREAYEAGQHLSVRVFADFYGIPEDAATGSSNGALAAYLARHELFGAPNIDVTVGQGYEMGRPSDLALRTNNTKGEIEVSVGGSVVEVAEGVWG; this is translated from the coding sequence ATGGAAACAAGAATGCACAAGCCGAAATTTTTCATCACCGATGTATTCACAAGCCGGAAATACGGAGGAAATCCGCTGGCGACTTTCATCGATTGCGAATCCCTGTCCAGTCAGGAGATGCAGAGAATCGCCAGGGAAATCAACTTCTCCGAAACCACGTTCATCACATCGCGCCAGCCGCAAGACGGCGGGTATGACGTCCGCATTTTCACGCCCCGGGCCGAGGTGGAATTCGCCGGCCACCCGACGCTGGGAACGGCCTACGTCATTCGCGAGAAGCTGCGTCTGACCACGGCAAGCGAAGTGGTGCTCAATCTTCGTGCCGGGAAGATCCCGGTCACGTTTTACGAAGTATCGGGACAGGCGTCCAGACTGTGGATGCGGCAAATGCCTCCCCGGTTCGGCAAGCGGCTTGAAGCCGGCACGCTGGCGCGCCTGTTGGGACTCGCCGCCTCCGACATCGCCCCGGACTTTCCGGTCGAGGAAGTGTCAACGGGCTTCCCGACGCTGGTGGTACCGCTGGCAAGTCTGGCCGCGCTCAGACGAATAAAAATTAACCGGGACGAATATTTCGCTTTGGCCAACGACGCTTGGGCCAAAATCATCCTGGCATTCAGCCGCGAGGCCTATGAAGCGGGCCAACACCTGAGCGTGCGCGTGTTCGCCGATTTCTACGGCATTCCCGAAGATGCCGCCACCGGCAGCAGCAACGGCGCGCTCGCGGCCTATCTCGCGCGTCATGAACTGTTTGGCGCCCCGAATATCGACGTGACAGTTGGCCAGGGCTATGAAATGGGAAGGCCCTCCGATCTGGCACTGCGGACAAACAATACGAAAGGAGAAATCGAAGTGTCTGTTGGCGGCAGCGTGGTTGAAGTGGCGGAAGGTGTTTGGGGCTGA
- a CDS encoding autotransporter domain-containing protein produces the protein MNRVYRVLWSQSRQAFIVAHEKAKTRGKPASTRKAVALAVFLALGAMAAAPAMAATSCPNTGGSTISIAAAETSTCNLATGDALTVTNTGAISGANPAVAVDGTDATSITNSGTISGTTWGIDVYNAGSVTGAISNNNSISGGNFGIHIVTGSSVGSIANNAGGSIAGSGGIGLFTGSSVTGGISNSGAINGGSYGIGLNNSSLTGGIVNSGTITGSSGIYLVNGGSVDDIDNAGGTISASVGIRLVSSNVTGGIVNSGLITASTGIHLSSASTAGSISNSGTIAGAYNGLYLSRSSSVTGAITNEATGTIASSSGSGAAILLSSGSTVGSITNDGTISGGRNGIRLQANTGGSPTGGSGASSVTGDITNTGTISGSSAGIALDSGSSVGGSIVNSGTVAGNNAAIDIRGSSSIAGSITNDVGGTIIGRTGTGTGTGANTAIYISSSNIGGSITNSGTITGGIYLNNGSSVTGGITNNAGGTISRSSGSGAAITLSTSTVGSITNAGTISSNVYGIWLVGAGSPTGGMLPSSVTGSITNSGTITGGSNGIYLSSSEAGSIVNSGTITGRDGAVLISRSTVGSITNEAGGTISGTGQSGLRIQNSSSISGGIVNDGTISGAQTGLYVSNSSSVAGDITNSGTIEGTRGSTSGTGYGVYLSGGSTVGSITNSGTIQGIGGTSSGSGYGIYVYGGNIGSIDNSGTISGTGASGGFGIRLVSGSTVTGSITNNAGGTISGGSTGIFVDSSSTVGSISNAGTISGGSGPAINIQGTVTSGITNTGTINGTVSLGSATLNLNGTAGSISGAVTGGAGSIVNVNGTFTTADTFAVDTFSIASTGRLNMGHDITPATSFNNAGTLAVAATDTVTISGDYTQTSTGTFQTGVTDDSTYGKLVVTGTATLPTGAKIDVNVADPNFAFTATSMAGIISAGTLASDGSFAVTDNSALFDFTASRNGNAVDLVLAAPGSGGSTGVVAAVTSTGNNPGLGAATVLDGLVADFTGGGTGNADMDSVMAALGALTTNRQVSDVVTQMLPLMTGGMTQLSFANLRGVNRVVRARLEANRGLSSGDDFAGNRMVWLKPLGAWADQEDRNGAFGYDAQTYGVMLGADGELSEISRIGAAFAYTRSDVDSNSGAQTADVDSYLAVLYGTRSLDENTELNWQADYGYNRNQGNRYIAFVNRTAQSSYHSDSFHLGAGIGRTLPMNEKTSFTPSFRADYTTIKENGYTETGAGALNLAVDGKTTDELILAVDGKLAHALSDTSTLTANLGIGYDTQAGQASMTTSFSGGGAAFTTDGINPSSTVVRGGLGMVINASDAMEFTARYDLETRSGYTGQTVSVKFRMPF, from the coding sequence ATGAACCGCGTGTACCGTGTCCTCTGGAGTCAATCCCGCCAGGCATTTATCGTTGCCCACGAAAAGGCAAAAACCCGGGGCAAGCCGGCCTCCACCCGCAAGGCCGTCGCCCTGGCGGTGTTCCTGGCGCTGGGCGCGATGGCAGCAGCACCCGCGATGGCGGCGACCAGCTGCCCCAATACCGGCGGTTCGACCATCTCTATCGCGGCGGCCGAGACCTCGACCTGCAACCTCGCGACCGGCGACGCGCTCACGGTCACCAACACCGGAGCGATCAGCGGAGCCAATCCGGCGGTGGCGGTGGACGGCACTGACGCCACCAGCATAACCAACAGCGGCACGATTTCCGGCACAACCTGGGGCATCGACGTCTACAACGCGGGCAGCGTGACCGGTGCCATCAGCAACAATAATTCCATCTCCGGCGGCAATTTCGGCATCCACATCGTTACCGGCAGCAGCGTCGGCAGTATCGCCAACAACGCGGGCGGAAGCATCGCCGGCAGCGGCGGCATCGGCCTCTTCACCGGCAGCAGCGTGACCGGCGGCATCAGTAACAGCGGCGCCATCAACGGCGGTAGTTACGGCATCGGCCTCAACAACAGCAGCCTGACCGGCGGCATCGTCAACAGCGGCACGATCACCGGCAGCAGCGGCATCTACCTCGTCAATGGCGGCAGCGTGGACGATATCGATAATGCCGGCGGCACGATCAGCGCTTCTGTCGGCATCCGCCTCGTCAGCAGCAACGTGACCGGCGGCATCGTCAACAGCGGCCTGATTACGGCCAGCACCGGCATCCACCTTTCCTCGGCCAGCACAGCCGGCAGCATCAGCAACAGCGGCACCATCGCCGGTGCCTACAACGGCCTTTATCTGAGCCGCAGCAGTTCCGTGACCGGCGCCATCACCAACGAGGCGACCGGCACCATCGCCAGTTCGAGCGGCAGCGGCGCCGCCATCCTGCTCAGCTCCGGCAGCACCGTCGGCAGCATCACCAACGACGGCACCATTTCCGGAGGCCGAAACGGCATCCGGTTACAGGCCAATACGGGTGGTTCACCCACGGGAGGATCAGGCGCCAGCAGCGTGACCGGCGACATCACTAACACCGGCACGATCTCGGGCAGTTCCGCCGGCATCGCTCTCGACTCCGGCAGCAGTGTCGGCGGCAGCATCGTCAACAGCGGCACCGTCGCCGGCAACAATGCCGCCATCGACATCCGGGGCAGCAGTTCCATCGCCGGCAGCATCACCAACGATGTCGGCGGCACCATCATCGGCCGCACCGGCACCGGCACCGGCACGGGGGCGAATACAGCTATCTATATCTCCAGCAGCAACATCGGCGGCAGTATCACCAACAGCGGCACGATCACGGGCGGGATATATCTCAATAACGGCAGCAGCGTCACCGGCGGCATCACCAACAACGCCGGCGGCACGATCTCACGCAGCAGCGGCAGTGGCGCCGCTATAACGTTAAGCACCAGCACGGTTGGTTCGATCACCAATGCCGGCACTATTTCGAGTAACGTCTATGGCATCTGGCTGGTCGGCGCCGGGTCGCCCACGGGCGGCATGCTTCCGAGCAGCGTGACCGGCAGTATCACCAACAGCGGCACGATCACCGGCGGTTCGAACGGCATTTATCTCTCCAGCAGCGAAGCGGGCAGCATCGTCAACAGCGGCACGATCACCGGCAGGGATGGCGCCGTGCTGATTTCCCGCAGCACGGTCGGCTCGATTACCAACGAGGCCGGCGGCACCATCTCCGGGACCGGCCAGTCCGGCCTGCGTATCCAGAACAGCAGCAGCATCAGCGGCGGCATCGTCAACGACGGCACCATCTCGGGCGCGCAGACCGGACTGTACGTCTCGAACAGCAGCAGTGTGGCGGGCGATATCACCAACAGCGGCACGATCGAGGGCACCAGAGGCTCGACCAGCGGCACCGGGTACGGAGTTTATCTGTCGGGCGGCAGCACTGTCGGCAGCATCACCAACAGCGGCACGATCCAGGGCATCGGCGGCACCAGCAGCGGCAGCGGGTACGGCATCTATGTTTACGGCGGAAATATAGGTTCTATCGACAACAGCGGCACGATCAGCGGCACGGGAGCGAGCGGCGGGTTCGGCATCCGCCTCGTTTCGGGCAGCACCGTGACGGGAAGCATTACCAACAACGCGGGCGGCACGATATCCGGCGGCAGTACCGGCATTTTTGTCGACTCGAGCAGCACCGTCGGTTCGATCAGCAACGCCGGCACCATCAGCGGCGGCAGCGGTCCTGCCATCAACATACAGGGGACGGTGACCAGCGGCATCACCAATACCGGAACAATCAATGGCACGGTTTCGCTGGGCAGCGCGACGCTTAACCTGAACGGCACGGCCGGCAGCATTAGCGGCGCGGTAACGGGGGGAGCCGGCTCCATCGTCAATGTGAACGGCACGTTCACCACGGCCGATACTTTTGCCGTGGATACGTTCAGCATCGCCAGCACCGGGCGCCTGAACATGGGGCATGACATCACGCCAGCCACATCATTTAACAATGCCGGCACCCTGGCTGTGGCCGCGACCGACACCGTGACCATCAGCGGCGACTACACACAAACCTCGACCGGTACGTTCCAGACCGGCGTCACCGACGACAGCACCTACGGCAAACTGGTGGTGACCGGCACCGCCACCCTGCCCACCGGCGCCAAAATCGACGTGAATGTAGCCGACCCCAATTTCGCCTTCACCGCCACCAGCATGGCCGGCATCATCAGCGCGGGCACACTCGCCAGCGACGGCAGCTTCGCCGTCACCGACAACTCCGCGCTGTTCGACTTCACGGCCAGCCGGAACGGCAACGCGGTCGATCTCGTCCTGGCGGCTCCCGGCAGCGGCGGCAGCACCGGCGTGGTGGCTGCCGTGACCAGCACCGGCAACAACCCGGGCCTGGGCGCCGCGACCGTGCTGGATGGCCTGGTGGCTGACTTCACGGGCGGCGGCACCGGCAACGCCGACATGGACAGCGTGATGGCCGCCCTGGGCGCGCTGACCACGAATCGGCAGGTCTCCGATGTCGTCACCCAGATGTTGCCGCTGATGACCGGCGGCATGACCCAGCTCAGCTTCGCCAACCTGCGCGGCGTGAATCGCGTGGTGCGGGCGCGGCTGGAGGCGAATCGGGGCCTGTCTTCGGGCGACGACTTTGCCGGCAATCGCATGGTCTGGCTCAAGCCGCTGGGCGCCTGGGCTGATCAGGAGGACAGAAATGGCGCCTTCGGTTACGACGCGCAGACTTACGGGGTGATGCTGGGCGCGGATGGCGAACTTTCGGAAATTTCGCGCATCGGCGCCGCCTTCGCCTACACGCGCAGCGACGTGGACAGCAACTCGGGCGCGCAAACCGCCGATGTGGACAGCTACCTGGCCGTGCTGTATGGCACTCGCAGTCTGGATGAGAACACGGAACTGAACTGGCAGGCCGATTACGGCTATAACCGTAACCAGGGTAACCGGTACATCGCCTTCGTGAACCGGACTGCCCAATCGAGCTACCACAGCGACAGCTTCCATCTCGGTGCAGGCATAGGCCGCACCCTGCCAATGAATGAAAAGACCAGTTTCACGCCATCGTTCCGCGCCGACTACACCACGATCAAGGAAAATGGCTACACCGAAACCGGTGCCGGTGCACTCAACCTCGCGGTCGATGGCAAGACCACCGACGAACTGATCCTGGCGGTGGACGGCAAGTTGGCGCATGCGCTGAGCGATACCTCCACCCTGACCGCGAATCTGGGCATCGGCTACGATACCCAAGCCGGGCAGGCGTCGATGACGACATCGTTTTCTGGTGGTGGCGCCGCCTTTACGACCGATGGGATCAATCCTTCGTCCACCGTGGTACGCGGCGGGCTCGGCATGGTGATCAACGCCAGCGATGCGATGGAGTTCACCGCACGCTACGACCTCGAGACGCGCTCCGGCTACACCGGGCAAACGGTTTCGGTCAAATTCCGGATGCCCTTCTGA
- a CDS encoding tetratricopeptide repeat-containing sulfotransferase family protein, protein MKKPPSPSDLLAEPIVPGARSQPQPLSIEQALVLATQHQSQGRLAEAERVLRQILQVQPHHAFALHLLGVIAHQAGKPDLAIKLIEEAIRHNGDVALFHSNLGEMYRQAGRLDDAIRHGERAVALDPRMVAAHGNLGIACYDRKDYDRAEACQRRALALEPRFAPALNNLGSICRARKQPDEAMDWYRQAIAANPQYVESLSNLGAVLLEEERADEAVEPLEQALRLNPNHAEALCNLGMVRNVLDQYDAALPLFRKALRLRPDYAEAYIGLARFHHEQEHLAEAERCARRAVELAPQKAEMCGQLGNIYTEMARSDEARAMFEKALAIDPGCHEALLGLGHLCMERGDMDQAEALFHQALALKQDSLPARFHLAQVRKVTAGDANLAALEAAEQAARDPAHPLSAKKWITLHFALGKSYDDSQQYDQAFPHFLEGCRLKRATYDYDAEAVTQHFDSIMRTFSRETLERLRGAGDASTVPIFVLGMPRSGTTLTEQILASHPDVHGAGELPDLLAIAQRPVNGAGYPENLLAIDRAQLTAWGTDYVAGLRRRAPEAKHITDKMPANFFAVGLIHLMLPNAKIIHVNRNPVDTCLSCFTRLFNRKQNQTYDLAELGRYYVDYVQLMNHWRALLPAGAFLDVQYEDIVAHPETQARRLLDYGGLDWNAACLDFHKHQRSIRTASVTQVRQPIYKTSVERWRHYEKYLDPLLDALGDLAPGRN, encoded by the coding sequence ATGAAAAAACCACCCTCGCCTTCCGATCTTCTCGCCGAGCCCATCGTCCCCGGCGCACGGAGCCAGCCGCAGCCGCTCTCCATCGAGCAGGCGCTGGTGCTGGCGACGCAGCATCAGTCACAGGGCCGGCTGGCGGAGGCGGAGCGCGTGTTGCGCCAGATATTGCAGGTGCAGCCGCACCATGCGTTTGCCCTGCACCTGCTGGGCGTGATTGCGCATCAGGCCGGCAAGCCGGACCTCGCCATCAAGCTGATCGAGGAAGCCATCCGACACAACGGCGACGTCGCGCTGTTCCACTCCAACCTCGGCGAAATGTACCGCCAGGCGGGGCGGCTCGATGACGCGATCCGGCATGGCGAACGGGCGGTGGCACTCGACCCGCGCATGGTGGCGGCCCATGGCAATCTGGGCATCGCCTGTTACGACCGCAAGGATTATGACCGCGCCGAGGCCTGTCAGCGCCGGGCGCTGGCACTCGAACCGCGCTTCGCGCCGGCACTCAACAACCTGGGCAGCATCTGCCGCGCGCGCAAGCAGCCGGACGAAGCGATGGATTGGTATCGCCAGGCCATCGCCGCCAATCCGCAATATGTGGAATCGCTCAGCAATCTCGGCGCGGTGCTGCTGGAAGAAGAGCGCGCGGACGAGGCTGTCGAACCGCTCGAACAGGCCTTGCGCCTCAACCCGAACCATGCCGAGGCGCTGTGCAATCTCGGCATGGTGCGCAACGTGCTGGATCAATACGACGCCGCCCTGCCCCTGTTTCGCAAGGCCCTGCGGCTCCGCCCCGATTACGCCGAGGCCTATATCGGGCTGGCGCGATTCCATCACGAGCAGGAGCACCTGGCCGAGGCCGAGCGCTGCGCGCGCCGCGCCGTCGAGCTGGCCCCGCAAAAGGCCGAGATGTGCGGCCAGCTGGGCAACATCTACACCGAGATGGCGCGCAGCGACGAGGCACGTGCGATGTTCGAAAAGGCGCTGGCGATCGACCCCGGGTGCCACGAGGCGCTGCTCGGTCTCGGCCATCTGTGTATGGAGCGCGGCGACATGGACCAGGCGGAGGCGCTGTTCCACCAAGCGCTGGCGCTGAAGCAAGACAGCCTGCCGGCGCGCTTCCATCTGGCGCAGGTCAGGAAGGTCACCGCCGGTGACGCCAACCTCGCGGCCCTGGAAGCGGCGGAGCAGGCCGCGCGCGACCCGGCGCATCCGCTATCGGCGAAAAAATGGATCACCCTGCACTTTGCGCTGGGCAAGAGCTACGACGACAGCCAACAGTACGACCAGGCCTTTCCGCATTTCCTTGAAGGCTGCCGGTTGAAGCGCGCCACCTACGACTATGACGCGGAAGCGGTGACCCAGCACTTCGATTCGATCATGCGGACTTTCAGCCGGGAAACCCTCGAACGCCTGCGCGGCGCCGGCGACGCCTCGACGGTTCCGATTTTCGTGCTGGGCATGCCGCGTTCCGGCACCACACTGACCGAGCAGATCCTCGCCAGCCATCCCGACGTGCATGGCGCCGGCGAGCTGCCCGATCTCCTTGCCATCGCCCAGCGCCCGGTGAACGGGGCCGGCTATCCCGAGAACCTGCTTGCCATCGACCGGGCACAACTGACGGCCTGGGGAACGGACTATGTGGCCGGACTGCGCCGACGGGCGCCGGAGGCCAAACACATCACCGACAAGATGCCGGCGAACTTCTTCGCCGTCGGTCTGATCCACCTCATGCTGCCGAACGCGAAGATCATCCACGTCAATCGCAATCCGGTGGACACCTGCCTGTCCTGTTTCACCCGGCTGTTCAACCGCAAGCAGAACCAGACCTACGATCTGGCCGAATTGGGACGCTACTACGTGGACTACGTGCAGCTGATGAATCACTGGCGCGCGTTGCTGCCAGCCGGTGCCTTCCTTGACGTGCAATACGAAGACATCGTCGCGCACCCGGAGACGCAGGCGCGCCGCCTGCTCGACTATGGCGGGCTCGACTGGAACGCCGCCTGTCTCGATTTCCACAAGCACCAGCGCTCGATCCGCACCGCCAGCGTGACGCAGGTGCGCCAGCCAATCTACAAGACATCGGTGGAACGCTGGCGGCATTACGAGAAATATCTCGATCCCCTGCTGGATGCGCTGGGCGACCTGGCGCCGGGACGGAACTGA